Part of the Gammaproteobacteria bacterium genome is shown below.
GTTTCGTATGGCGGTATTTGTCAGTGGCACCAATATGTCCCTTGAATTTCTGGTCAGAATCGTTCACAGGTCCCCCAAAAGGGGTTATGCCCTAGGTGTCTGGCAGCACAACAGCCAAATTACTGCCAGATGCCTGGGGGCAACTGCACGTCGAATTGGCTTCCCGGACCAGAGTTGCCCCCAAAGTGGCCCCCAGTTGCCCCCGGATGCAGGTAGATTCGGTGAAACGGTATCGGATGATTATACAACAAAAAATCCCGCGTTTCCGCGGGATTCTGGACTATATTGGATTTCCTTGGATGGAAATTTGGTGGAGGCGGCGGGAATCGAACCCGCGTCCGTCAATCCGCCACGCACCGGCGACTACATGCTTAGTCTGTCTTTGATTTGACCGTACGTACCCCGACAGACAGGGTTACGGCCGGCGAGCCCGCTTAAGTTTAGCGTGGCGGGTCACGAGCACCCCATCACGCGAGCCCATGTGATTTGACCCCTCGGATACCAACCCATGGGCGAGCCGGGGGAGAGGCTAGCAGGGATTAAGCTGCTAGGGCGTAGTTGTCGTCGTTGGCAACTATAAAGTTTGCAGTTGGATTTACGAGGAGAACTGCACCTCGGCATGCTCCGATGGCTTTGTGATCCACGTCGAAACCAGGTCGCCCCCGGTATTCGCCGACTGGTTCTCAGCCAGCCAGCCATTTTACCACCGAACGGTTGGGTTCAGCGGGTCTCTTTCAGCAGGCGATGCTGCTGCCGGTTCCACTCCCGTTCCCGAATTGTGGCCCGTTTATCATACTGTTTCTTGCCTTTAGCCAGGGCGATCTTCAGCTTTGCTCGGCCGCGTTTCCAGTACAGTGACAGCGGTATCAGTGTGTAGCCGCGCCGTTCAACTGCACCGCGCAGGCGGCCGATCTCTTTGGCATGTAAAAGTAGTTTACGGGTCCGAGTGGGGTCCGCAGTGACATGGGTTGATGCACTATTCAAAGGTGAAAAATGTGCCCCGAACAGGAATACCTCACCCTGTCTCAGGATCACATAGCTTTCCTGCAGCTGAGCCCGGCCTTCACGCAGACTCTTGACTTCCCAACCTTCGAGTGCGATGCCGGCCTCATATTCTTCTTCTATGAAATAGTCATGCCTGGCCCGCTTATTACGAGCGATAGTATTGTCTTTCTCTTTGGCTTTAGGCATGAGACAGCGTTTTCACGTTATCGCGGCGATCGAGCGCAACAGTATAATCGGGGCGATATTTCAACCGGGCTTGATGTTAAACGTGCATACGGTCAACCGTTCCCTCATTCTGCCTTACAGCAGCGCTGAAATGTACGATCTGGCGAATAATGTGGAGGCTTACCACGAATTTCTGCCCTGGTGCAGCTGCTCAGCTGTGCTTGAACGTGATGAAGCCTGCGCTATTGCCCGTATCGATGTTTCCTACAAAGGCATGAAATCGTCATTTACGACGCGAAATGAACTGACCCCAAACCGGCAGATTCATATGACTTTGGTTGAAGGCCCATTTAGTGCACTGGAGGGGAAATGGTTGTTTGACTCGCTCGATAAAGTGGCGTGCCGGGTAAGTCTGATGCTCGACTTTGCATTCAGCACCCGACTGATCGAGAAGACGATGGCACCAGTGTTCACTCAGATTTGTGGTGATCTGATCGATGCGTTTGCTGAACGGGCCGAGCAGGTGTACGGTGAGCGCAGATTTGCTTGAGATTGAAGTGGTGTATGCTCGACCTGAGCAGCAGGTGCTGATTCAGGTCAGCGTACCGGACGGCAGTTCCGTCCGTGATGCCATCGTGCGCTCGAATATCCTCAGCGACGAACCCGAGCTCGATCTTGAAACACTGGCTGTGGGGATCTTTGCTCGACGAGTGACGCTTGATTACATCCTTAAGGCGGGAGATCGTGTCGAGATCTATCGGCCTCTGACGATGTCTCCCGTCGATGCCCGGCGCTGGCGTGCAAAACTCAAAACGCCTCAGTTGGACTGAGTCTTACCCAGAGGCCACAGTTTGCGCCAGGTGCGCTTGAGAAAACCAGGCTTAGTGGGTTTTGTTTGCGCCTGAACACGACTTTCACTTGAACTGCGGATCCGTGGTTCGGATTCGAAACCTTGTTCAATCTTTATCAGCTGCCCGTTGTCGAAGAATACGGTCAGACGTTGTTGCTCGACCTGACGCGTTTCGCCGGAGCGAAAACTGTAGAAATAATCCCACCGCTCTGTGTGAAATGGATCTTCCACCAGGGGGGCACCGAGAAGATATCGGACTTCCGCCTTTTCCATCCCGGGCTTGAGCTGCTCAATCTGTTCGGGGGTGACAATGTTGCCCTGCTGTATATCGATACGATAGGTTCGAACGCAGCCTGACAGCAATAAGGTCACAACAGATAAAAGAATTACGAGTCGGAAATTCATGCTGTTCTGGCTCAGGCGATAAAACGGTGATGATAATCGGGTCGAGACCCGATGTACCCTATGGTCTCACACGTAGAGATTGTACCGCCAGCGGGCTGTTCCTTATTCTCGATCGAGTTCACTTCAGCGCACTGATGAGTCGGTTACCCGCTGCAGCATTTCTTCGGCATGGGCAAGGGTTTGCTGGGTTATCTCAATACCGCCG
Proteins encoded:
- a CDS encoding outer membrane protein assembly factor BamE; amino-acid sequence: MNFRLVILLSVVTLLLSGCVRTYRIDIQQGNIVTPEQIEQLKPGMEKAEVRYLLGAPLVEDPFHTERWDYFYSFRSGETRQVEQQRLTVFFDNGQLIKIEQGFESEPRIRSSSESRVQAQTKPTKPGFLKRTWRKLWPLGKTQSN
- a CDS encoding RnfH family protein gives rise to the protein MSADLLEIEVVYARPEQQVLIQVSVPDGSSVRDAIVRSNILSDEPELDLETLAVGIFARRVTLDYILKAGDRVEIYRPLTMSPVDARRWRAKLKTPQLD
- the smpB gene encoding SsrA-binding protein SmpB; protein product: MPKAKEKDNTIARNKRARHDYFIEEEYEAGIALEGWEVKSLREGRAQLQESYVILRQGEVFLFGAHFSPLNSASTHVTADPTRTRKLLLHAKEIGRLRGAVERRGYTLIPLSLYWKRGRAKLKIALAKGKKQYDKRATIREREWNRQQHRLLKETR
- a CDS encoding type II toxin-antitoxin system RatA family toxin, with the translated sequence MRQRFHVIAAIERNSIIGAIFQPGLMLNVHTVNRSLILPYSSAEMYDLANNVEAYHEFLPWCSCSAVLERDEACAIARIDVSYKGMKSSFTTRNELTPNRQIHMTLVEGPFSALEGKWLFDSLDKVACRVSLMLDFAFSTRLIEKTMAPVFTQICGDLIDAFAERAEQVYGERRFA